One Triticum dicoccoides isolate Atlit2015 ecotype Zavitan chromosome 4B, WEW_v2.0, whole genome shotgun sequence genomic window carries:
- the LOC119295668 gene encoding uncharacterized protein LOC119295668 isoform X6: MMPRSRVPDRERSSRSRAPPPVTGTRRRWVLGRPCSSFPPLPRLPSPSHSRSCFLPSSQGTAATALVFPDRAAMDARLRLWLDPAENGAPPTSRGQIRLLPNPPTSPRCQRRVALAGRRRCPASRRSTPHSTLCVVDCAARWASPAAQQTHPSASGLPQPASSSWAEPTWIKLAVDKFKR; encoded by the exons ATGATGCCTCGCTCCCGAGTtccagatcgggagaggagctcccgatccagagCCCCGCCGCCAGTGACCGGAACTCGCCGTAGATGGGTGCTCGGTCGCCCCTgctcctccttccctcctctgcctcgccttcCATCTCCCTCTCACTCAAGGTCTTGCTTCCTCCCGTCCTCGCAGGGAACCGCCGCCACCGCCTTGGTCTTCCCCGACCGCGCCGCCATGGATGCCCGTCTCCGCCTCTGGTTGGATCCGGCCGAGAACGGAGCCCCGCCGACCTCCCGTGGCCAGATCCGCCTGCTCCCGAACCCGCCGACCTCTCCCCGTTGCCAGCGTCGTGTCGCCCTCGCCGGACGCCGCCGTTGTCCTGCTTCGAGGAGGAGCACGCCCCACTCAACCCTCTGCGTCGTTGACTGTGCCGCCAGGTGGGCCTCGCCCGCGGCCCAGCAGACCCACCCGTCCGCATCGGGCCTCCCTCAGCCTGCTTCCTCGTCATGGGCCGAGCCAACATG GATAAAGTTGGCAGTGGATAAGTTCAAGAGATAA
- the LOC119295668 gene encoding uncharacterized protein LOC119295668 isoform X4: MMPRSRVPDRERSSRSRAPPPVTGTRRRWVLGRPCSSFPPLPRLPSPSHSRSCFLPSSQGTAATALVFPDRAAMDARLRLWLDPAENGAPPTSRGQIRLLPNPPTSPRCQRRVALAGRRRCPASRRSTPHSTLCVVDCAARWASPAAQQTHPSASGLPQPASSSWAEPTWRWPHSKHHHCPSKLKKHSPQMLYCYSQLCRLILDLASHRCITSCSISLNGG, encoded by the exons ATGATGCCTCGCTCCCGAGTtccagatcgggagaggagctcccgatccagagCCCCGCCGCCAGTGACCGGAACTCGCCGTAGATGGGTGCTCGGTCGCCCCTgctcctccttccctcctctgcctcgccttcCATCTCCCTCTCACTCAAGGTCTTGCTTCCTCCCGTCCTCGCAGGGAACCGCCGCCACCGCCTTGGTCTTCCCCGACCGCGCCGCCATGGATGCCCGTCTCCGCCTCTGGTTGGATCCGGCCGAGAACGGAGCCCCGCCGACCTCCCGTGGCCAGATCCGCCTGCTCCCGAACCCGCCGACCTCTCCCCGTTGCCAGCGTCGTGTCGCCCTCGCCGGACGCCGCCGTTGTCCTGCTTCGAGGAGGAGCACGCCCCACTCAACCCTCTGCGTCGTTGACTGTGCCGCCAGGTGGGCCTCGCCCGCGGCCCAGCAGACCCACCCGTCCGCATCGGGCCTCCCTCAGCCTGCTTCCTCGTCATGGGCCGAGCCAACATG GAGATGGCCCCATTCTAAGCATCATCATTGTCCATCCAAGCTCAAAAAGCATAGCCCCCAGATGTTGTATTGCTACTCCCAACTCTGTCGACTCATTCTGGATCTGGCTTCGCACAGATGTATCACCAGTTGCAGCATCTCTCTGAATGGAG GATAA
- the LOC119295668 gene encoding uncharacterized protein LOC119295668 isoform X3, translated as MMPRSRVPDRERSSRSRAPPPVTGTRRRWVLGRPCSSFPPLPRLPSPSHSRSCFLPSSQGTAATALVFPDRAAMDARLRLWLDPAENGAPPTSRGQIRLLPNPPTSPRCQRRVALAGRRRCPASRRSTPHSTLCVVDCAARWASPAAQQTHPSASGLPQPASSSWAEPTWRWPHSKHHHCPSKLKKHSPQMLYCYSQLCRLILDLASHRCITSCSISLNGVSQSMSIW; from the exons ATGATGCCTCGCTCCCGAGTtccagatcgggagaggagctcccgatccagagCCCCGCCGCCAGTGACCGGAACTCGCCGTAGATGGGTGCTCGGTCGCCCCTgctcctccttccctcctctgcctcgccttcCATCTCCCTCTCACTCAAGGTCTTGCTTCCTCCCGTCCTCGCAGGGAACCGCCGCCACCGCCTTGGTCTTCCCCGACCGCGCCGCCATGGATGCCCGTCTCCGCCTCTGGTTGGATCCGGCCGAGAACGGAGCCCCGCCGACCTCCCGTGGCCAGATCCGCCTGCTCCCGAACCCGCCGACCTCTCCCCGTTGCCAGCGTCGTGTCGCCCTCGCCGGACGCCGCCGTTGTCCTGCTTCGAGGAGGAGCACGCCCCACTCAACCCTCTGCGTCGTTGACTGTGCCGCCAGGTGGGCCTCGCCCGCGGCCCAGCAGACCCACCCGTCCGCATCGGGCCTCCCTCAGCCTGCTTCCTCGTCATGGGCCGAGCCAACATG GAGATGGCCCCATTCTAAGCATCATCATTGTCCATCCAAGCTCAAAAAGCATAGCCCCCAGATGTTGTATTGCTACTCCCAACTCTGTCGACTCATTCTGGATCTGGCTTCGCACAGATGTATCACCAGTTGCAGCATCTCTCTGAATGGAG TTAGTCAGAGCATGTCAATTTGGTGA
- the LOC119295668 gene encoding uncharacterized protein LOC119295668 isoform X5 — protein sequence MMPRSRVPDRERSSRSRAPPPVTGTRRRWGTAATALVFPDRAAMDARLRLWLDPAENGAPPTSRGQIRLLPNPPTSPRCQRRVALAGRRRCPASRRSTPHSTLCVVDCAARWASPAAQQTHPSASGLPQPASSSWAEPTWRWPHSKHHHCPSKLKKHSPQMLYCYSQLCRLILDLASHRCITSCSISLNGVKKTLIPRRFAICIANVPILLDPL from the exons ATGATGCCTCGCTCCCGAGTtccagatcgggagaggagctcccgatccagagCCCCGCCGCCAGTGACCGGAACTCGCCGTAGATGG GGAACCGCCGCCACCGCCTTGGTCTTCCCCGACCGCGCCGCCATGGATGCCCGTCTCCGCCTCTGGTTGGATCCGGCCGAGAACGGAGCCCCGCCGACCTCCCGTGGCCAGATCCGCCTGCTCCCGAACCCGCCGACCTCTCCCCGTTGCCAGCGTCGTGTCGCCCTCGCCGGACGCCGCCGTTGTCCTGCTTCGAGGAGGAGCACGCCCCACTCAACCCTCTGCGTCGTTGACTGTGCCGCCAGGTGGGCCTCGCCCGCGGCCCAGCAGACCCACCCGTCCGCATCGGGCCTCCCTCAGCCTGCTTCCTCGTCATGGGCCGAGCCAACATG GAGATGGCCCCATTCTAAGCATCATCATTGTCCATCCAAGCTCAAAAAGCATAGCCCCCAGATGTTGTATTGCTACTCCCAACTCTGTCGACTCATTCTGGATCTGGCTTCGCACAGATGTATCACCAGTTGCAGCATCTCTCTGAATGGAG TGAAAAAAACCTTGATTCCAAGGCGCTTCGCAATCTGTATAGCAAATGTGCCAATTCTGCTTGATCCACTGTGA
- the LOC119295668 gene encoding uncharacterized protein LOC119295668 isoform X1, translated as MMPRSRVPDRERSSRSRAPPPVTGTRRRWVLGRPCSSFPPLPRLPSPSHSRSCFLPSSQGTAATALVFPDRAAMDARLRLWLDPAENGAPPTSRGQIRLLPNPPTSPRCQRRVALAGRRRCPASRRSTPHSTLCVVDCAARWASPAAQQTHPSASGLPQPASSSWAEPTWRWPHSKHHHCPSKLKKHSPQMLYCYSQLCRLILDLASHRCITSCSISLNGVKKTLIPRRFAICIANVPILLDPL; from the exons ATGATGCCTCGCTCCCGAGTtccagatcgggagaggagctcccgatccagagCCCCGCCGCCAGTGACCGGAACTCGCCGTAGATGGGTGCTCGGTCGCCCCTgctcctccttccctcctctgcctcgccttcCATCTCCCTCTCACTCAAGGTCTTGCTTCCTCCCGTCCTCGCAGGGAACCGCCGCCACCGCCTTGGTCTTCCCCGACCGCGCCGCCATGGATGCCCGTCTCCGCCTCTGGTTGGATCCGGCCGAGAACGGAGCCCCGCCGACCTCCCGTGGCCAGATCCGCCTGCTCCCGAACCCGCCGACCTCTCCCCGTTGCCAGCGTCGTGTCGCCCTCGCCGGACGCCGCCGTTGTCCTGCTTCGAGGAGGAGCACGCCCCACTCAACCCTCTGCGTCGTTGACTGTGCCGCCAGGTGGGCCTCGCCCGCGGCCCAGCAGACCCACCCGTCCGCATCGGGCCTCCCTCAGCCTGCTTCCTCGTCATGGGCCGAGCCAACATG GAGATGGCCCCATTCTAAGCATCATCATTGTCCATCCAAGCTCAAAAAGCATAGCCCCCAGATGTTGTATTGCTACTCCCAACTCTGTCGACTCATTCTGGATCTGGCTTCGCACAGATGTATCACCAGTTGCAGCATCTCTCTGAATGGAG TGAAAAAAACCTTGATTCCAAGGCGCTTCGCAATCTGTATAGCAAATGTGCCAATTCTGCTTGATCCACTGTGA
- the LOC119295668 gene encoding uncharacterized protein LOC119295668 isoform X2, whose product MMPRSRVPDRERSSRSRAPPPVTGTRRRWVLGRPCSSFPPLPRLPSPSHSRSCFLPSSQGTAATALVFPDRAAMDARLRLWLDPAENGAPPTSRGQIRLLPNPPTSPRCQRRVALAGRRRCPASRRSTPHSTLCVVDCAARWASPAAQQTHPSASGLPQPASSSWAEPTWRWPHSKHHHCPSKLKKHSPQMLYCYSQLCRLILDLASHRCITSCSISLNGGSLQLQCLT is encoded by the exons ATGATGCCTCGCTCCCGAGTtccagatcgggagaggagctcccgatccagagCCCCGCCGCCAGTGACCGGAACTCGCCGTAGATGGGTGCTCGGTCGCCCCTgctcctccttccctcctctgcctcgccttcCATCTCCCTCTCACTCAAGGTCTTGCTTCCTCCCGTCCTCGCAGGGAACCGCCGCCACCGCCTTGGTCTTCCCCGACCGCGCCGCCATGGATGCCCGTCTCCGCCTCTGGTTGGATCCGGCCGAGAACGGAGCCCCGCCGACCTCCCGTGGCCAGATCCGCCTGCTCCCGAACCCGCCGACCTCTCCCCGTTGCCAGCGTCGTGTCGCCCTCGCCGGACGCCGCCGTTGTCCTGCTTCGAGGAGGAGCACGCCCCACTCAACCCTCTGCGTCGTTGACTGTGCCGCCAGGTGGGCCTCGCCCGCGGCCCAGCAGACCCACCCGTCCGCATCGGGCCTCCCTCAGCCTGCTTCCTCGTCATGGGCCGAGCCAACATG GAGATGGCCCCATTCTAAGCATCATCATTGTCCATCCAAGCTCAAAAAGCATAGCCCCCAGATGTTGTATTGCTACTCCCAACTCTGTCGACTCATTCTGGATCTGGCTTCGCACAGATGTATCACCAGTTGCAGCATCTCTCTGAATGGAG GTTCACTTCAATTACAATGCCTCACATGA